The genomic region CTCGGAGAGGGCATAGGCGTTCGCACAGTCAATGGTCGTGTGGGAGATGAAGGCGGTCATGGCGTCAGCGTCACCAGGCGACGCGCCGAGCCCAAATCGTCGGGGGCCCAGGCATGGGTGTGGCCCGCCGCCGGCTGGGTGCTGGCGGGGTCGGGGGCGGTCGATCTACTCGTCGGGTGGGTGTGCGGTGACGAGGCGGGTGGTGCCGTGGTCCTTGATGAGGTGGAGCCCGTGCGGTGATCGCCAGAGGTACGTCGCCGCATCTGTCTTGTCGTAGGTCCAGGCCGTGTGGGTCTTGGCGCGGTGATGTCGTCGGCAGTGCGGGGCGAGGTTGCAGCTGCACGTGGGCCCGCCGTCACCGTGGGCGGTGACGTGGTCGAGGTCGCAGCAGCGGGCGCGGCGTTCGCACCAGGGGAACGCGCACACCGGTTGGGTGAGACGGGTCTGCTCGGTGAGCCGGTCGGGGACGGCGTAGGCGTCGGTGTGGTGGTGGGCCTCGAGGTCGATCACCGGCTTGACCGTCACCTGGGCGTCGGGGTTGGCGCACCAGTCGCGGACCTGGTCGGTCGACACGATGGACCGGGTCTCCTCCACGGGTGCGATCCCGGCCTCGTCACGGCTGATCGCGGCGTGCGACAGGTGCACGTGGATGACCACCTGGCGGGGCTTGACCACCGAGGCGGCACCGTCACCGGCTTCGGCGCGCAGGTCGAAGGCGAGCTGGCGTCGCGCGAGCTCGCCGGCCGCCATCGAACGGCGTACGTCCAACGACTCGGTCGACCCGAGGGCGGAGAGCTCCTCTGCGCCGTGGCGGATCGCGGTGTCCAGACCGAGGGCGTCGGCGAGGTCGAGGACGCCTTCGACGTGGACGGTCCCGTCGGGGGTCGCCTGGTCGGTGTGAACGTCGAAGC from Nocardioides sp. dk884 harbors:
- a CDS encoding HNH endonuclease signature motif containing protein, which codes for MADSELPECDTPAAVLTFAQRRRAAAQRAEIDVLEAALVWASMHPEEFVADAPLVAEFAPMEFGAAIGMSTDSARALVSDALELAHRLKRTWRLVRAGKVPLWKARRLAQLTTTLPLDGAEFVDRHLAAFVGKISWAGIERLVDQARVTFDPEGAEKQRREAADARRFDVHTDQATPDGTVHVEGVLDLADALGLDTAIRHGAEELSALGSTESLDVRRSMAAGELARRQLAFDLRAEAGDGAASVVKPRQVVIHVHLSHAAISRDEAGIAPVEETRSIVSTDQVRDWCANPDAQVTVKPVIDLEAHHHTDAYAVPDRLTEQTRLTQPVCAFPWCERRARCCDLDHVTAHGDGGPTCSCNLAPHCRRHHRAKTHTAWTYDKTDAATYLWRSPHGLHLIKDHGTTRLVTAHPPDE